tttaaattaaaaactgGATTATTAATCAATCATGGATCTTTCAATCAGCTGAAAGCCTTTGTTGTTACTGATAATGACTTGTTTATTTATAATTGGTTTTTAAATGAACAGGAGTGGAGATCCCACAGTCACAACAGCTTCCAGCTGATATAGAACATGCTTTCATAACATCACTTGACAAAAATAAGCCTCTGTCTCTTTAATAGAACAAATTACTTATGTTTTATATTTAACCACTGTCAGTGTTGGGGCTATTACTGGTTTTCAGAATACTTTCGAAATGTGATCTTGATCTTGCATATGCTAAGAGCCGTCACAAACAGATGCCTTTGCTGTAGGGCTGGGAGGAAAGGGAATTGCAGGTTTGTTCTTGTGTACAGCCACAGGGTCTTCTTTGCAGTTAGGCCTAATTTTTTAATTGTTGAGACATGATGAACCTCTGACAAATTTGTGGCAGCACATAGCACAATGCAACACAATTGCAGTTTTTCAGCAACAGATATAATGGTTGGGGCCAAAtcaaaatgcccctcccccatttttccaACTCCATTCACATGCTGTTTTGGTAGgatttgggggggaggcagcaaatgCAAAATTGGGGTGATATAAAACCCACCGGCAGTAGCAGTGCTTCTTCCAGTTGCTGTTGAGTGCCAGTCCCTCCTCAGTGTCTTTTCTGAGTGATGCTATGTCTTCACTTAGTGCTTagccattctggggggaaaattgtggctgtgaagaacataagaacagcccactggatcaggccaagggcccatctagtccagcttcctgtatctcacagtggcccaacaaatgccccagggagcacgcaagagagcaagagaccggcatcctggtgccctcccttgcttctggcattctcacatagcccatttctaaaatcaggaggttgcacacgcacatcatggcttgtaacctataatggatttttcctctagaaatttgtccaatcctcttttaaagacatctagtccAGTCCTTCCCAGTCACTCTTAGGTTGAGGCCCTCCACCTGTAATATAGATCTGGGAAGGGCCTCCTGGAGTGCCTTACTGGTGGCTCTCATCACTATTGGCTATCCGTTTAGCTCATTGGCTGGACTATCTGTTGAGCCCACGCTCTTTAAGGAAGATAGAGTGGAAAGaaatatgctctttacactttcacacaacaccaaacAACTTTTTGAGACTCCTCAGTAGACAAAAACTGTCTGAGACACTGTTGGTAATTTTTTTATCGCAGCTACATAGAGAGCATTCTCTCTTAttgtctctgtgtttggtttgcGAGTTGTGCAGTGGTGGAGAGAAGAGCGCTCTAGAGGGTTGTCAACACTGCTCAGAGGATTATTGGctgttccctcccttctttggaAGAGCTTTACAGTACAAGGTGTATGTCGAAAACCTTaaaaattctgagagatcccTCGCATCCTGGTTACCAGTTTTTTGAATTATTGtcatcaggaagaagatatagggtgataagaacaagaatTAGTAGtttaaagaacagtttttatcccagtgcagtgtctagattaaatgcgggggtacagtgatatgttgaacagagttttagcaatgtcCCTCAGGTCCTGTTGGCTtccccccaggggtcagtttaaaagctgctctgccacctttttaatgttatacaccagcagtctggttccattctggggATGGTTCCAAGtaaagcccatccctcttgtacaggccccgcttgtcccaaaacattccccagtgccaaACGAATCTaagcccctcctccctacaccaccgtctcatccacgcattgagacccctgatctccgcctgcctagctggccctgcacatggaactGGTAGCACTttcgagaacgctacctttggggtcctggttTTCAGCATCCTACCCAGTAGCTGacatttggcctccaggacctcctgactACACTTCCCCACGTCATTGATGTCAACATGCACACAACCGCTACcacctccccagcactatctaccagcctgtctagaggagaagtgatgtccacaaccttcgcaccaggcaggcaagtcaccatgcggtcctcacatccattgcaaccccccccccccgccgtttCTGATAATTGAAGCACcaactacaagaagcccccgaccccccttctgctgaggagtatcctgagtatacgggcccgtcccctgatGAAGGggttccccctaggggattgtttccctcctctccacgatgacatcctccagccccaagacttctcacctgggcagctgaggtgctgcacacctgagggtgggacaaagcctgatcatccccagaagtctccccatggtcctcctctgcctgcatcTGCTTCTCTGGGTTGGCAACCAAgacttcaagggagcagacatgttccctgagtccctggagcgccttgcactgaggacacacccatgacttatgccccagaggcatatcatcatacatgtggcacttgatgcaaaacactggatagcccccaccctgctgcttggCTGCCTAACTGCAtagtttttgtttaggggtacttaaaaaccttacactggtttgctgcccctcttctcaagggaagtgaaaGGTAGTATCTATGGCATTGGCTTCCTTGCCtagctgttaagaacataagaagacccccccccccccacaggatcaggccaaaggtctatctagtccggcttcctgtatctcatagcagtccaccaaatgccccagggagcacagaagacaacactACACTAAACTTGCTCTGTCTTTCCTTGGAGCTTTGTTCCTGAGTCACTTGGTTGTCAGAGGTCATACTTCATGCAGAGGCTCATGTGGTAGCAGGCTCTAGCTTCATATTCTCAGctagttcctcctccctccctccttgctgattgaaaaggggctggtcttcccaggtgagatctcCAAAGAGCAGGAAGACAATAGGCTGAGCCCTGaggctctgcttgaagatctccagtgagggagagtccaccacctccctggcaatctgttccacagcCTAACCGCCCTGACCCTCAGGAATTTTCTCCTGATGTCtgatcaaaatctcctctcttgcagcttgAACCccttggttctagttctgctttcagagacagctgagaataaatgatTCCCTTCTGCCATACGACAGCCCTCTAGGTATTGGAAGAAAGCTCTCATATCCCTCTtggcctcctcttctccaggctgaacacgccgagtttcctcaacctttcctcgtagagcttgtcctccagccccctgagcattctcgtcactctcctctgaacctgcttcaGTTTGGCAGCATCTTTCCTAatgtggggtgcccagaattagACACAATCCTCCAGGTGTGATTGTGGAGCTGCAATTATCAGGAGGAAATTATGATGCAACAGTACAGATTGTAAAGAATGGATTTGGGAGGAAGGTTTTGCTAATAATGCCCTTGAAAAGCAAACCATTAAGCCAGAGTTTCCTAAAATTACCATAGTCACAGCACTCTTCACTTGTGGTGGTCTGTTCTTCGCAGCTCTCCCACTATCCAAGATGGTGGTTCCTGGGAGAGCTTGGAaggagaggctgccagggacatcccatggcacctgATTGACACCTGACATCCACAGGTGCCACagcgcacactttgggaaccacggTATTAAACTGAGCCTAATACAAAGGTCAGCTGACATTGCTGCAGTGGGTCAGTTGTATGATGACAGTAGGATCCAAATACTCTGGAGACTTGTAGTAATCTGGAGTTGTCTCATATGTCCACAGTATTGAGTCCAATACTGATGGTCTGGATGATCCCTGgagatttcataagaacataagacctcACCATCATTCCACACTTGATTTCAGTCACAGTAAGGACCCTGTTGTTGAAAAGAGGGCACCAAAGTTCCTGTCATCCAAAGCAAGGTTGAGAGACAAGAACAGATCTTCATTACAACTAAAAGTGAGGTTAGACCTACCGGAGGTGAAAGTTCCCTGAACTACAAGCCACAACCAAGACCATGTAGGAACTGAAGAAAAACTGGGCTCCTATTCCAACTGTGGCAACTCccaaagtttctctctctctctctctctctctctctctctctctctctctctctctctcttcctcctcacaCACATGCTGCACAAAGACCACTTCTTCCAGAAATAAAGAAGTGGAAGACAAGAGGCAGGGGCTTCATATGTCTGGGATCGAGGCATACGACCACATTCCATCAGATCAAGaagtggcctgctccagtggtggGGAACTTCTGCCCAAATAATTTTGCTTTCAAGAAGCAAGTGGGaaactgcagaggctgaattcatcATTATGTCTTCAGTAGCCTGAAGCAAAACAGATTTTACCCTTAAGGATTGGAGAAAGGGACATTGAACCAGAAGCCCTTAAAACACTGCCAAGCGTCCTGCACCATGATGAAAATCACAGCAGACAACTTGCAATGAGAGCTGAACACAACGAGAAGTTCTCCATTTGTTGATGTCACACATCCTCACAGAGGGCCTACAACCCAAGGTAGCAGTTCTGCTTGGAGATTCTTACTGGAAGGTAGTGTCAGGTCAAGCATTTGGGAGATGAGGTCCCACTGTATGTATCTTTCCTCTGGATTCTTGACCCCCTTTATTATCAGAGTGTCTTATAGGCAAGATAGGACTGGGGTCCCAAATGGGATAAAGAAAGAATGATGTAGTTCTACAGTGAAGCCAgtggtgtcataagaacataagaagagccctgctggatcaggctaaaagcccacctagtccagcggCTTATATCtctcactggcccaccagattcctcagggagcactcaagacaacaaaacacctgcatcttggtgccctcccttgcacctggcattcagaggcagcctatttctaagatcaggagattgcacaaacccatcatggcttgtaacctgtgatggacttttcctccagaaatttgtccaatctccttttaagtGCAGGCATTTTAAAAGATAGCATGGAGAACACTAGATTTAGAGCTACTAGATTAATGCTACAGGAGGTGACAGAGAGAACGAACAGGAAGAGAAGTCCAGTGATCTCTGTCTGTCTGCTTCTTCTGCTGTCCACATCCTGTAGGGTCCCAGCTGGAGGATGCTTGCATGTTGACTGTGTCATGTTGCAGAGGGATGAGAAAGGCAGAGGCACAATGGGATGGACATGAGCActggctatttatttatttatttattatacacacatacatactccACTTTATCTCctaagtgggcattcaaagtgccTTTATTGGGCTTCTgggctctcataagaacataagaagagccccagtgtATCAGGccatccaatccagcttcctgtatctcatagtggctcaccagatgccccaccagatgccccagggagcacacaagacaacaagagacctgcatcctggtgccctcccttgcatctggcattctgaggttacccacttctaaaatcaggaggttgcacatacacatcatggcttgtaacctgtaatggatttttcctccagaaacttgtccaatccccttttaaaggaatctaggccagattgagttccacaaactaattataggCTGGATGAAGAAATgatttcttttgtctgacctaactctcccaacactcaattttagtggctgtcccctggttctggtgttgtgtgagagagtaaGGAGCATCTgtccatccactctatccttcccgtgcataattttgtatgtctcaatcatgtcccccctcaggcgtctcttttctaggttgaagagccccaaatgctgtaaccctTCCTCATagagaaggtgccccagtccagtaatcatttttgtcacTTTCTTCTGCACCAGAGCTGTGGTGACCAAAACTGCCATATTTTCAGGTACTCAAATGTCTTAAGGTCAGAATCATTCCCCTTGAACTCAGGGTGCAATGTACAgatcttagagtccaatcctgagctccgtgtgcTGGCTTAGCTCCTAGCGctgggcaggtgcccagcctTGGCCACTCAGCGGTTGCATGGGTTGCCGAGCAGTGGAAAGCAGGGGCGTggaggaaggtgggcagagggcagggaggaggcgtgtcataagaacataagaacagccccactggatcaggccataggcccatctagtccagcttcctgtatctcacagcagcccaccaaatgccccagggagcacaccagataacaagagacctgcaaggcttcctgggaattgtcgttaagaacataagaacagccccctggatcaggccataggcccatctagtccagcttcctgtatctcacagcggcccaaaaaatgccccagggagcacaccagataacaagagacctcatcctggtgccctcccttgcatctgacacagcccatttctaaaatcaggaggttgcgcttacacatcatggcttgtaccccgtaatggatttttcctccagaaacttgtccaatccccttttaaaggcgtctaggctagacgccagcaccacatcctgtggcaaggagttccacagaccgaccacacgctgagtaaagaaatattttcttttgtctgtcctaacccgcccaacactcaatttgagtggatgtcccctggttctggtattaggtgagagtgtaaagagcatctctctatccactctgtccattccctgcataattttgtatgtctcaatcatgtcccccctcaggcgtctcttttctaggctgaagaggcccaaacgccgtagcctttcctcataaggaaggtgccccagccccataatcatcttagtcgctctcttttgcaccttttccatttccactatgtcttttttgagatgcggcaaccagaactggacacaatactccaggtgtggccttaccatagatttgtacaacggcattataatattagccgttttgttctcaatacccttcctaatgatcccaagcatagaattggccttcttcactgccgccgcacattgggtcgacactttcatcgacctgtccaccaccaccccaagatctctctcctgatctgtcacagacagctcagaacccatcagcctatatctaaagttttgattttttgccccaatgtgcgtgactttacacttactgacattgaagcgcatctgccattttgctgcccattctggggagatccttctggagctcctcacaatcacttctgatcttcaccactcggaaaagtttggtgtcgtctgcaaacctagccatctcactgctcaaccctgtctccaggtcatttatgaagaggttgaaaagcaccagtcccaggacagatccttggggcacaccgcttttcacctctctccattgtgaaaattgcccattgacaccaactctctgcttcctggcctccaaccagttctcagtccatgagaggacctgtcctctaattccctgactgtggagttttttcagtagcctttggtgagggaccgtgtcgaacgccttctgaaagtccagatatataatgtccacgggttctcccgcattcacatgcctgttgaccttttcaaagaattctataaggttcgtgaggcaagacttacccttacagaagccaggctgactctccctcagcaaggcctgttcgtctatgtgttttgagatcctatctttgatgaggcattccaccatcttacccggtatggatgttaggctgaccggcctatagtttcccgggtcccccctctttccctttttaaagataggcgtgacatttgccatcctccaatcttctggcaccgtggtcgttttgagggacaagttgcataccttagtcaagagatctgcaacttcattcttcaattccttaataactctagggtggatgccatcagggcccggtgacttattgatctttaatttatcaatgaggtctgaaacatcttctcttttaacctctatctgacttaactccttggttaggaggggccaggGGGGTGTCAGGTGTcggggggaagggagcggggagagagagagtgacgctccaccagatccaagcctccgtgttgggcttgccGCCCGACACAAAGGCTTTTACCGCTCGGCggtgaatcaaatagccccattgcggggctacttcctttatctggaggaaggggatgaaagtccccttctcccgaggtgtcACCCGCGGCTGCCTTGGGCACGGAGGATGCGCccttggcagctcaggattgggctcttaatccctCAAGatgctctcttgtccatctcttccAAAATGGATTCATCAAAATCTATTATTTCTTGGTTTAGAAAGTTCCAACTTGAGTGCCAGTCAAGTGCCCTTTGTGTATTTTGGTGAGCTTTGTACCGCATGGAAGAGAGCCAAGACTGGATATACTTCATTGGTCTATAGTGCAGATGTGTAGAGTAGAATGATGCCATTTTACTCCACCTCAGCATCTTGTGTGGTAAAACCCTCCTTCCCTTTGGCAAGGGGATGCAGAAGGCTCATTCGATCAATCCACTTGCTTGCTTGTGAGGAATCTGTAAAGTACCAGCAAACTTGAACTGGGGAAGCTGCTGGGAGCAGGACCCCAGTCTCTGTGCCATAAGCAAAGCTAGCAGGTGGGTGCTGGCCTCATCCCTGCCTTTGTGGACAATCAACCTGCTGCTTCCTCGGGTGAGGCTCTGGCTACAAAGAAGACACACATGGCACATGAAGTTGTGTTGGTCCTTGCAGGCTTGGTTCCCTGTTTTTTTGTATCAGCCAAAGGGGGTGGGGGCTGACTTGAACTGccacaaaggaaaggaaagaggttGAAGCAACTTCCCCTGCCTCTACTGCACTGCAGCCCCCAGTCAAACCCTTTCCTCTCGCTGCTGAAGGgaagcacagaaagaaagaaagaaagaaagaaagaaagaaagaaagaaagaaagaaagaaagaaagaaagaaagcaagcaagcaagcaagcaagcaagcaagcaagcacatacaAGGCCAGACAAAGTCCTCaagtgtaacatgtagtttgggccTGAGATTGATTCCTGTGTCATTTCTCCCAGACAGGTTGTCTATGTGTCCCAGCATGCCTTTAGAGCAGGAGAAGAATGTGCTCTACAAAtctcaggaaaagggggggggaaagcccccctttccccttctaCTCAGGCACAGAAAAGAAATTGGAGCAATTGCCATCATTGAAGGTGCCCCTTCTCCCTCAGTGCAGCCCTGCTGTGTCTGACCTAAGTGCCGGGGAGGCCAGCAGCCCCATCTGGCCTGCAAAGGCTTCTTCCCATCTACCCCCAGCCTAGTCTTCTATCCCAAGACACCATCTGACTCTGCAGGGACCCTTCCTATGTGAGCAGAGACTTGACACGGAGCTTTTCATCACTCTTGCTCCCAGCTGCCAAAGACAAAAAGGGttgggcagagcctccccttgTTCGGCGCTGAGGAGCTACTCTCACATTCAGTCCTGGCCCAGGTAGCGCCATCACCCCTTCTCTCCAGCATGAAGAGCAGCAGCAGGGTCTTTCTCCCCTTGCTCAGGATCCATGCCTTGAAACGAGCAGCCAAGTCACAGGCTGATGGTTGCTCTTGGCATCTCTCGCCCTTCTCGGCACAGAGAAGTAGGCAAAGGAGCCCACGGCTCGTGTCTCAGCATGAGCAGGCAAGTGGcaagaggaggcctctgtggagGCTGTTCTCACTAAGGGAGGGTATGATCAAGGAGGTCCTCATGGCACAAACCAGTGAACAGAACCAGCAGTGCCAACCTTGCCATGTATGCTCAGCTGAAAATGCCTGAGCCCTGTTAGGACTTTGTTGCTCAGGGATGCTGAGTCTAGAATGAAGTGACAGGTACCACTTTTCTTGCGCGCATGAGGCTCATGCCAGTCTTGCCGCCGTCTCTCCACAAAGCAGGCATCCAACTGCCTGACTGCTCGGCCCCTGTgcatgcagtgattgctgcatccatccagtggagctgttcttccTACCTCAGATCTTGGATCACAGCCTGGGTCAGGTTTCTGAGAGCCGGGGCGGGGTGTGGACTAGGGTTACAGCTGCAGCTAGCTTACCTTGGGCCAAGCATTGATGTCAGAGTGATGCTGCAGGGTGGGACAGCCTTTGAAATATAAAGATAGGTCAATCAAATATAGCAGGCTGCCCCACCGGAGAGCTGGAGGCATTCAAAACATGGTCCCCAACAGGCCGAGCagtgcctctctgcctcccttcctgacCCAACTGCTCTCAAGCTTCAGTTTCATGTCCAAAATCTCCCTCTGCTTTCCAAAAATAAGCCACTGCCGCCATGCTGAAGGGAGAAAAACAAGAAGGGCGGTATTTTTAGGGCCATTAATTCTGACCACGTGCCCAGGAGGTGAACCGGATGGCAATCGCACAAAGACTCCTCATCACTATGTCCTGTGAGGCCGGTGTCCACTGGACGTTCCCTGCCTTTGTTCTCCTGGGTCTCCTGGCAGAGATTGTTTCCTCGTACCCGGTGGTGGGCAGGACAAATGGCACCCTTCTGGAGCAAGGATGGGAGTCTCTCTTGTCCAGGTCGCTTGCTgttgctgcggctgctgctgctggagtgtcTAGGCAGAAGTCTGAAGCCAACTGGGAGACCGACTATTTGCTAGGCATCAAGAGGCAGCGGAGGCTGTATTGCAATGTGGGCATTGGGTTTCACCTCCAGATATTTCCAGATGGACGGATCAGTGGCGTTCATGCAGAAAACCAGTACAGTGAGTTTGCATCACAGTGTGAAATGATGACATAGATGTCATGTAATTACTCTGAGTTCTGATAATTGCTCTGCCTGAAATCTCAAGACAACTGTTTCTTATAATTATTCTAAGGTACAtctgctgctgggaggggggggggttaggataaaCCAGCACCCAAAGTCTCCAGGCTGAAACTTGACCCAAATATTTTAACAAAAGGTGATactaactttgggcacaatcctaaccaggtctactcagaagtaggtcctattttgttcaatggggcttactctcaggaaagtgtggttaggattgcagccttagtttgatTTTACAATCCTGAAAAAGCAAAGGAGGGTGgagaaaaatctttttttctgatactccttccttcccctcccttgaGTTTTGCTGCTTTGCTGTCAGGAACTCACACACTATAAGTACATGATTTGGGATCACCATTTGCCAAAATGCTGAGAATACGGAGAAATCACAAAGCACAAAGTTAGATATCTTTTTCTAACTTCATATTATGGGTGTTTATTTTAATCCACCAGACTGAAAGGATGatgtttaaaaagcaatgtcaccaatttctctctcatacacacacacacacacgcgcacgcgcgcgcacacacacacacacacacacacaaaatcagattTAGGCTCCTCTATAGGTGCTactggactttaaaaaaaaaaagaactcttgGAAGATCTGATCACAATACCACATCTAGTATTGCCCTTTCTAGAAAAATTGCTCTGAAAGCTTGTAGACTTTATTCATGTTGTTAATAGTACCTTGGAAATTCGTACAAAAACATGCTAAGTCAGGCTATAAGCTTTAAGCCTAACTGCTTGCATGtttcagaagtaatccccactgaGTGCAGTGCAAATGTGCAGACGACTGTTTAATCAGCAGATTAAAACAACTGAACTTCCCTGAGGGCCCGATTCTGTCTGGGCCTTAAACTGGCGGAACTCGTGATCCGCCCCTGCAAGGCCTGGGCTGTTGGTGCAGCTGTTCTGGTGGTTGTGCATGGCTGACACCAGCCCACAGAACCTTTGCTGCAGCTGGTAAGACGGAGTGGATGGGGTGGCAAGCAGGCCAGGCTGGGGGTGGTTTGGGACAGCATGGgtgaggatcttggcagcagccacaCATGCTGGATCCAGCTGCCCCTTCCTGGTCCAGGCCCACCCCTGAGTCTTCTCAGACTTAAGCTGGCTAAACAGCAGGCAtagttctgaggagacacattgagGATCAGGCagtctatgggggggggggggagtttagtaaaaatattctttcctctccttggatgtCTGGTTTCCTGCAACCCATGGCATGCAGCATGCTCTCTGTCAACAGCAATATGACTGGCGCAGGTCCATATTGGTCTATGCAGGCTAATGAGGCCcaccagtgccaccaatcccgccccctcccgGGCCCCATCTGCCCACCTCACCCCGTCTCTTCTCTGTTCCATCctcaccctgccccattcaacctcctctgtgcccttcccccccacccctgtgctgcacTTACCTGCTCCACCAGGGCCAGTGTGAAGGCTCCACAACTGGGGCAAGCGCATgaacaacaacacacacaactGCCCTTGCTTCATCTAGTCTGACCATCAAAAGGCATTTGTATCTAGGTTTTGATAGTAtctaaaattatttaaatttggGGAACAATTCAGTCAAATATTTAAATTCTTTGATTAAGCTTCATCTCCACCATTGAAAGCAGTGGGGTAAGTCTGGGCAGAAGGTCCTCTGACTCAGCGAAAGGGCAGGTGAGCAATTGGTTAAAATGCATTAATTAGTCACACCCATTATTGAAACGTAACTTTTCTGCTTATATTACAGTTTTTAAATTCTTACTTCTGTGTA
This genomic interval from Tiliqua scincoides isolate rTilSci1 chromosome 6, rTilSci1.hap2, whole genome shotgun sequence contains the following:
- the FGF6 gene encoding fibroblast growth factor 6 produces the protein MAIAQRLLITMSCEAGVHWTFPAFVLLGLLAEIVSSYPVVGRTNGTLLEQGWESLLSRSLAVAAAAAAGVSRQKSEANWETDYLLGIKRQRRLYCNVGIGFHLQIFPDGRISGVHAENQYSLLEISTVERGVVSLFGLKSSLFIAMNNKGRLYGTATFQDECKFRETLLPNNYNAYKSFLYRDFYVALSKHGRVKRGSKVSLAQTVTHFLPRL